In Zobellia roscoffensis, the following are encoded in one genomic region:
- the aldA gene encoding aldehyde dehydrogenase, producing the protein MSAIKEYQLFIDGKWVTSTSGETIDIVNPTTEEVVARVQNGTVEEAQQALDAAEKAQKEWKKLPARSRADLLYKLADEIKANSDFLAELLVKEQGKLLKVAKGEVAVTASFIEYACEGARRIEGDIIPSDNPNEQIWIQKIPRGVVVAITAWNFPLALAGRKLGPALVAGNTIVIKPTSETPLATLELGNLAKKVGIPDGVINILTGPGRAMGNTLVESPITKMVTMTGSTPVGQSIARAAAQNLTHVQLELGGKAPFIVFEDADIDAAVDSALHSRFDNCGQVCTCNERMYVHEGIYDTFMEKFIAKTKALKVGDPMLEDTDMGPKVNASELKHMEHLVAVSLEEGATLATGGKKPEGSSFEKGFWFEPTVLTNVTQDMTIVHEESFGPILPVLKFKTFEEVVGYANDCEYGLAAMIFTNDMSTIMKCNDELEYGEIYVNRGHGEQHQGFHNGYKLSGSGGEDGKYGFEQYMEKKTFYIRHKA; encoded by the coding sequence ATGTCAGCAATTAAAGAATACCAACTATTTATTGACGGAAAATGGGTAACATCTACATCGGGTGAGACCATAGATATTGTAAACCCAACTACAGAAGAAGTTGTGGCAAGGGTACAGAACGGAACTGTAGAGGAGGCTCAACAAGCTTTGGATGCAGCTGAAAAGGCGCAAAAAGAATGGAAAAAATTACCTGCTCGTTCCCGTGCTGATTTGCTATATAAATTGGCAGATGAAATAAAGGCAAATTCAGATTTCTTAGCGGAACTTTTGGTTAAGGAACAAGGTAAATTGCTCAAAGTGGCCAAAGGGGAAGTCGCGGTGACGGCTTCATTTATTGAGTACGCTTGTGAAGGTGCAAGAAGAATTGAAGGAGATATTATTCCTTCGGATAACCCTAATGAGCAAATCTGGATTCAAAAAATACCACGCGGTGTTGTTGTGGCTATTACAGCCTGGAATTTTCCATTGGCTTTGGCAGGTCGTAAATTAGGTCCTGCTTTGGTAGCTGGAAATACAATCGTTATTAAACCGACTTCCGAAACACCTTTAGCAACGCTAGAGTTGGGTAATTTGGCTAAGAAAGTTGGTATTCCAGACGGGGTTATCAATATTTTAACCGGTCCAGGAAGAGCCATGGGTAATACCCTTGTTGAGAGTCCTATCACAAAAATGGTGACCATGACAGGGTCTACGCCAGTAGGTCAATCTATTGCAAGGGCTGCTGCTCAGAATCTTACGCATGTACAATTAGAACTTGGAGGAAAAGCTCCTTTTATCGTTTTTGAAGACGCTGATATTGATGCGGCGGTTGATTCGGCCTTGCATTCCCGTTTTGATAACTGTGGTCAGGTTTGTACCTGTAATGAAAGAATGTATGTACATGAAGGAATTTATGATACGTTCATGGAGAAGTTCATTGCTAAAACTAAAGCCCTAAAGGTGGGGGATCCAATGTTGGAAGATACAGATATGGGGCCTAAGGTAAATGCTTCGGAACTAAAACATATGGAGCATTTGGTGGCGGTTAGCTTGGAAGAGGGCGCAACACTTGCTACGGGTGGTAAAAAACCCGAAGGCAGTTCATTTGAAAAAGGATTTTGGTTTGAGCCAACGGTTCTGACCAATGTAACGCAAGACATGACTATTGTTCATGAAGAGTCTTTTGGGCCTATTCTTCCTGTTTTAAAATTCAAAACTTTTGAAGAAGTGGTTGGGTATGCCAATGACTGTGAATACGGACTTGCAGCTATGATTTTTACCAACGATATGAGTACAATCATGAAATGTAATGATGAGTTGGAGTATGGAGAAATCTATGTAAACCGTGGTCATGGAGAACAGCATCAAGGATTCCACAATGGCTACAAGTTAAGTGGTTCCGGTGGTGAGGATGGTAAGTACGGCTTTGAGCAGTACATGGAGAAAAAGACGTTTTACATTAGACACAAAGCTTAA